One stretch of Arachis duranensis cultivar V14167 chromosome 1, aradu.V14167.gnm2.J7QH, whole genome shotgun sequence DNA includes these proteins:
- the LOC107472495 gene encoding uncharacterized protein LOC107472495, which yields MKENSRLGETSKFRLSYSSHDKDKESKKKEDQHGEKIKKYHNYTPLRVSLVCQTKKIPPPRPLKSKKGWGDRIEYCEYHQIYGHPTNECFDLKNIIEKLVRKGRLDRYLANKSDEPRKRRREEEVGRTERPRCTPERHFHMIDEGFTGGGVSKLSRKRHLKEIYHVKEVEGEPELPTITFTKEDAAGVISGHDDPLVATIILANANLHRTLVDQGSSAYILFKTTFDKLGLEEKELKAYPNNLFGLGDTPIQPLGYISLHTAFGKGSRSRTLNIDYIVVDVGSAYNALIGRTTLNQLGTVVSTPHLCMKFLTTEEQTRRQRAAATTKV from the coding sequence atgaAGGAAAACTCCagattaggagagacctcaaaattcAGACTCTCCTATTCTTCCCATGATaaggataaagaatccaagaaaaaagaagaccaGCATGGCGAAAAGATCAAGAAAtatcacaattacacccctcttcgggtgtctctcgTATGCCAAACAAAAAAGATACCTCCACCTCGCCCACTCAAAAGCAAGAAGGGATGGGGAGATCGGATAGAGTACTGTGAATACCATCAAATCTACGGACAtcccaccaacgaatgcttcgaTCTAAAgaatatcatagaaaaattggtaagaAAGGGAAGACTAGATCGGTACTTAGCCAACAAATCAGAcgagccaagaaaaagaagaagagaagaagaggttggacgAACTGAACGACCACGTTGCACTCCGGAGAGACACTTCCACATGATAGATGAAGGATTTACAGGAGGAGGAGTCTCCAAAttatctcgcaaaagacatctgaAGGAGATATATCATGTCAAAGAAGTAGAAGGAGAACCTGAACTCCCCACTATCACCTTCACTAAAGAAGACGCAGCTGGTGTCATCTCAGGACATGACGATCCCTTGGTCGCCACTATCATATTAGCCAACGCTAATCTCCACCGCACGTTGGTAGACCAGGGAAGCTCGGCGTACATTCTGTTCAAAACGACCTTtgacaaactcggcctagagGAAAAAGAGCTCAAAGCATATCCAAACAACCTATTTGGGCTGGGAGACACTCCaatccaaccacttggataTATCTCCTTGCACACCGCCTTTGGAAAAGGAAGTCGGTCAAGGACACTCAACATAGACTATATTGTGGTCGACGTAggttcagcctacaatgccctgataggtcggacaacgctAAATCAGCTTGGCACAGTCGTATctactccacatctatgcatgaagttcctaACCACAGAAGAGCAGACTAGAAGACAGCGCGCCGCTGCTACAacgaaagtctga